In Nostoc sp. UHCC 0926, a single genomic region encodes these proteins:
- a CDS encoding class I SAM-dependent methyltransferase — protein MSKKPDSQFQNLFASPKSTNWDERLAQIAYRFNREYQGETFELPAEVQAMPIFGEWIGGSFSGRIASPFWEIAKPQKNQHCLDIGCGISFLIYPWRDWQAYFHGQEISNVARDTLNSRGPQLNSKLFKGVELGAAHQLNYSPEQFDLAIATGFSCYFPLEYWDAVLIEVKRVLKPGGHFVFDVLNPEQPLAEDWAVLETYLGAEVFLEPLAKWEKTIKAAGGKVVTHKSGELFELYKVRL, from the coding sequence ATGTCCAAAAAGCCCGATTCACAGTTTCAAAATCTCTTTGCTTCACCCAAATCAACAAACTGGGACGAGAGATTAGCCCAAATCGCCTATCGCTTTAACCGAGAGTATCAAGGTGAAACCTTTGAACTCCCAGCAGAAGTACAGGCGATGCCGATATTTGGCGAGTGGATTGGAGGTAGTTTTTCAGGGAGAATTGCTTCCCCTTTTTGGGAAATTGCTAAACCTCAAAAAAACCAGCACTGTTTAGACATTGGCTGTGGTATCAGCTTTTTAATCTATCCTTGGCGGGATTGGCAAGCATATTTTCATGGGCAAGAAATCAGTAATGTGGCCCGCGATACCCTTAATTCCCGTGGGCCGCAGTTGAATTCCAAGCTGTTCAAAGGTGTTGAGTTGGGAGCAGCTCATCAGTTAAACTATTCACCAGAGCAGTTTGACCTAGCGATCGCAACAGGATTCAGCTGCTATTTTCCACTTGAATACTGGGATGCTGTACTGATAGAAGTCAAGCGGGTGTTAAAACCAGGTGGACATTTTGTGTTTGACGTTCTCAATCCAGAACAGCCTTTGGCGGAAGATTGGGCAGTTCTGGAAACCTATTTAGGGGCTGAGGTGTTTTTAGAACCTTTGGCTAAGTGGGAAAAAACGATTAAGGCGGCTGGTGGTAAAGTGGTAACGCATAAATCAGGGGAATTATTCGAGTTGTATAAGGTACGGTTGTGA
- a CDS encoding YidH family protein, whose product MQLLKPTEEDKDKKKPGRLNPSRIRDHLANERTYLAWMRTGIALLGFGVVIVRLRTFQVPLIPRPGNGWKLGLVFSLVGLITVWLSTGHYFAVRRDIEEDTYEPTDRWVLLFSLAVMILGTGVIYFVFTTSLDPSSPLIPE is encoded by the coding sequence ATGCAGTTATTGAAACCTACAGAAGAAGATAAAGATAAAAAAAAGCCAGGACGACTGAATCCGTCCCGAATCCGAGATCACTTGGCAAATGAGCGTACCTACCTCGCTTGGATGCGGACAGGGATCGCTCTTTTAGGTTTTGGTGTGGTGATCGTGCGTTTGCGTACTTTCCAAGTACCTTTGATACCCCGTCCTGGCAATGGCTGGAAGTTAGGTTTAGTCTTCTCGCTGGTGGGTTTGATCACGGTGTGGCTCTCAACAGGACACTATTTCGCAGTCCGTCGTGATATCGAAGAAGATACTTATGAACCGACAGACCGTTGGGTGCTGCTGTTTAGTCTCGCCGTGATGATTCTCGGAACTGGGGTAATCTATTTTGTTTTTACAACTTCTTTAGATCCATCAAGTCCACTTATCCCTGAGTAA
- a CDS encoding cadmium resistance transporter: protein MSGLVTAITTGITAFSATNIDDIVILTLLFSQINKTFRSRHILAGQYLGFAALIIASLPGFFGGLIIPQDWIRLLGFMPIIIGMSSLLKREEDSPEEAEEETEPSCPSIIASFLSPQTCNVAAIAFANGSDNISVYVPLFANSELDSLLVILGVFFSLVGVWCYAAYKLTYLPAIAQFLTENGNTFVPCILIGLGIFIVTENVTLTLISVVSSYIFSFILSFNTQPSSEEH, encoded by the coding sequence ATGAGCGGTTTAGTAACTGCAATTACCACAGGGATCACAGCATTCAGTGCTACCAACATCGATGATATTGTCATTCTGACGTTGCTTTTTTCACAAATAAATAAAACCTTCCGCAGTCGTCACATCCTTGCTGGTCAGTATCTTGGTTTTGCTGCATTGATCATTGCTAGCCTTCCTGGTTTCTTCGGTGGACTAATCATACCGCAGGACTGGATTAGACTACTTGGTTTTATGCCCATAATCATTGGTATGAGTAGTTTACTAAAACGCGAAGAGGATTCACCAGAGGAAGCCGAAGAAGAAACCGAGCCGTCTTGTCCTTCTATAATTGCCAGTTTTCTCTCTCCGCAAACATGCAATGTAGCTGCGATCGCCTTTGCAAATGGTAGTGATAATATTAGCGTCTATGTACCTCTGTTTGCCAATTCTGAATTAGATAGTCTACTGGTAATACTAGGTGTATTCTTTTCGCTAGTGGGTGTGTGGTGTTATGCCGCTTATAAGTTAACCTATTTACCTGCGATCGCACAATTTTTAACTGAGAATGGCAATACTTTTGTGCCTTGTATATTGATTGGACTGGGTATATTTATTGTTACAGAAAATGTTACTCTGACTCTTATATCTGTAGTTTCTAGTTATATATTTTCATTTATTTTAAGTTTCAATACTCAGCCGTCGAGTGAAGAACATTGA
- a CDS encoding LysR substrate-binding domain-containing protein yields MAGMTLEQLKIFLAVAQQLHFTRAAEELYITQPAVSAAIHNLEQEYGVKLFHRIGRHIEIAEAGKLLQVEAQKILDQVSLTERGLRELNNLQRGELKLGSSLTIGNYWLPSKISEFKSRYPGIQIDCSLANTEEICVGTATGQFDLGLVEGDVKPALQNTLEYEIVGSDRLQIVVGQKHPWFEWGEIDLTQLTKTLWVMREPGSGTQQRFEEALQNWGINLSELNVILVFNSGEMTKAAIEDGVGAIGISELMVKKEIQLGTLRTIRVIDNREGNSAIAEIVRPFFKLKHRQRFQTALSKVFEQMLISSMLDGSHQHGSKSVI; encoded by the coding sequence ATGGCAGGAATGACGCTTGAGCAGCTAAAAATCTTTCTGGCTGTGGCGCAGCAGTTACACTTTACTCGCGCAGCTGAGGAGCTTTATATTACACAACCTGCCGTCAGTGCAGCAATCCACAACTTAGAGCAAGAATACGGAGTGAAACTGTTCCATCGGATTGGTCGCCATATCGAGATTGCTGAGGCTGGTAAATTGCTGCAAGTGGAAGCACAGAAAATTCTCGATCAAGTTTCCTTGACTGAAAGGGGATTGCGAGAATTGAACAATCTGCAACGGGGTGAATTGAAATTAGGGTCGAGTCTAACAATTGGTAACTACTGGCTACCAAGCAAGATTAGTGAGTTTAAGAGCCGATATCCCGGTATCCAGATTGACTGTAGCCTTGCCAATACAGAAGAGATTTGTGTCGGAACAGCGACAGGACAGTTTGATTTGGGTTTGGTGGAAGGAGATGTAAAGCCAGCGCTCCAAAATACTCTGGAGTATGAAATAGTGGGGAGCGATCGCTTGCAAATTGTGGTAGGTCAAAAACACCCTTGGTTTGAGTGGGGAGAAATTGATTTAACCCAATTGACTAAAACCCTTTGGGTGATGCGAGAACCAGGTTCTGGAACCCAGCAAAGGTTTGAGGAAGCCTTACAAAATTGGGGAATCAATCTCAGTGAACTGAATGTAATTTTAGTGTTCAACAGTGGAGAAATGACAAAAGCAGCAATCGAAGATGGTGTCGGTGCAATTGGAATTTCTGAGTTGATGGTAAAAAAAGAAATACAGTTGGGAACTCTGCGGACAATTCGAGTTATTGATAACAGAGAGGGCAACAGTGCGATCGCAGAAATAGTTCGACCTTTTTTCAAACTAAAACATCGTCAACGTTTTCAAACTGCTCTTTCTAAAGTCTTTGAACAAATGTTGATATCGTCTATGTTAGATGGCTCACATCAACACGGATCAAAATCAGTTATTTAA
- a CDS encoding pentapeptide repeat-containing protein: protein MNAEELKRRFAAGERYFPAVNLSNNKLIGAYLPGINLWGSDLSGANLAKAKLWGADLSRANLAKANLTRANLSGVKLNEANLRGAKLNYAKLYGANLTGAYYDESTRFSRGFDPISRNMQKV, encoded by the coding sequence ATGAATGCTGAGGAATTAAAACGGCGTTTTGCCGCCGGGGAAAGATATTTTCCAGCCGTCAACTTGAGTAACAACAAGCTGATTGGTGCTTATTTGCCTGGAATCAATTTATGGGGATCTGACTTGAGTGGAGCTAACCTAGCTAAAGCTAAACTCTGGGGAGCAGATTTGAGTAGAGCTAACTTAGCCAAAGCGAACTTGACCAGAGCTAATTTAAGTGGTGTCAAACTGAATGAAGCAAATCTCCGGGGAGCCAAACTCAACTATGCCAAGTTGTATGGAGCTAATCTGACTGGCGCTTACTACGATGAAAGCACGCGGTTTTCTAGAGGTTTTGACCCCATCAGTAGAAATATGCAGAAGGTGTGA
- a CDS encoding helix-hairpin-helix domain-containing protein, with product MIKIATRKYLGKQNVYDIGVEQDHNFALKNGLIASNCFNKSHSTAYAYVTYQTAYLKANYPLEYMAALLTANSGDTDKVQRYITNCTNMGISIDPPDINRSGVDFTPTAGKILFGFSAVRNVGQNAVACILEARNETGEFKSLADFCDRVDLRAVNRRTLESLIYCGAFDKIEPNRQQLINDLELVYDWAQSRAKDRASGQGNLLDLLGDGFSYTQKKRANNAFETAPKSKPVMDFTPQEKLQKEKELLGFYVSDHPLKSLRQIAPLLTPINLSQLGEQKEEIRLCAVVMLNNVKKVVTKKGDQMAILQIEDLTTQSEAIVFPKTYERISSLLQVDTRLIIWGKVDRRDEQTQFILEDAEPVETVQMVMVELNPQQAGNIEELHRLKTILQEQSGDKEKAKMPVIGIIQTENSRKLVRLGWQFCVQDSRITVQALQNASFPAHIKSLTGS from the coding sequence ATGATCAAAATAGCCACACGTAAATATTTAGGCAAACAAAATGTCTATGACATTGGGGTTGAGCAAGACCATAATTTTGCGCTCAAAAATGGCTTAATAGCTTCCAATTGCTTCAATAAATCCCATTCGACTGCCTATGCTTATGTAACTTATCAAACAGCATATTTAAAAGCTAATTACCCATTGGAATATATGGCGGCACTGTTAACGGCGAACAGTGGCGATACAGATAAGGTACAGAGATATATTACTAACTGTACTAATATGGGTATTTCCATAGATCCGCCAGATATTAATCGTTCTGGTGTTGATTTTACACCGACAGCGGGAAAGATTCTGTTTGGATTTTCGGCGGTGCGTAATGTGGGACAAAATGCGGTCGCCTGTATTTTGGAGGCGAGAAATGAAACAGGAGAGTTTAAATCCCTTGCTGATTTTTGCGATCGCGTCGATTTACGTGCTGTTAACCGCCGGACTCTGGAATCGCTGATTTACTGTGGAGCCTTTGACAAAATTGAACCAAACCGCCAACAGTTAATTAACGACTTAGAATTAGTGTATGATTGGGCACAATCTCGCGCCAAAGACAGAGCCAGTGGTCAAGGGAATCTCTTAGATTTATTAGGCGATGGATTTTCTTATACTCAGAAGAAAAGAGCAAATAATGCCTTTGAAACTGCTCCAAAATCTAAACCTGTGATGGATTTTACCCCACAGGAAAAGTTGCAAAAGGAGAAAGAATTATTAGGCTTTTATGTATCAGATCATCCCCTGAAATCCTTACGGCAAATAGCACCACTTTTAACTCCAATTAACCTTTCGCAACTGGGAGAACAAAAGGAAGAAATAAGGCTTTGTGCAGTTGTCATGTTGAATAACGTGAAAAAAGTGGTTACTAAAAAAGGCGATCAGATGGCAATTTTGCAAATAGAAGACCTAACTACACAATCAGAAGCTATAGTTTTTCCTAAAACCTATGAACGCATTAGTTCCCTACTCCAAGTTGATACTAGATTGATTATTTGGGGAAAAGTAGATCGACGCGACGAGCAAACTCAATTTATTCTAGAAGATGCAGAACCAGTGGAAACAGTGCAAATGGTGATGGTGGAATTAAATCCCCAGCAAGCAGGTAATATCGAAGAACTACATCGCTTGAAAACAATTTTGCAAGAACAGTCAGGAGACAAAGAAAAGGCAAAAATGCCAGTGATTGGAATTATCCAAACTGAAAATTCTCGTAAACTTGTTCGCTTAGGTTGGCAATTTTGCGTACAAGATTCTAGAATCACTGTTCAAGCTTTGCAAAACGCCAGTTTTCCTGCTCATATAAAATCGTTGACTGGTAGCTGA
- a CDS encoding SGNH/GDSL hydrolase family protein has protein sequence MKVALIVILMMVVGLFVVVEIGLRSLFGFGNPLIYIGDEQIGYLLAPNQHTRRFGNRIEINEYSMRGSPIKKIPAPSGLRVLLLGDSIANGGWWTDQTNTISTMMMRSLASFTTSNYQEVEVLNASANSWGPRNELAYLQKFSNFNAQVVVLLINTDDLFATPPTSLPVGRDRNYPDSKPPLALVEVWQRYIVKQKPIPEMKAVHNEAGDRVGINLEAISKIQALTRQTNSQFILVMTPLLREIGEPGPRDYEIRARQRLNDLTKVEQINYIDFLPLFNSTTNPQGLYHDHIHLNLQGNKFVSEVMERSLLEILGEASLPQSY, from the coding sequence GTGAAAGTGGCGCTGATCGTAATTTTGATGATGGTTGTGGGATTGTTTGTGGTAGTCGAGATCGGACTGCGATCGCTCTTTGGCTTTGGTAATCCCCTGATTTACATTGGCGATGAGCAGATTGGTTATTTATTGGCTCCTAACCAGCATACCCGTCGTTTTGGTAATCGCATTGAAATTAATGAGTATTCTATGCGAGGTAGTCCGATCAAAAAGATACCTGCACCTTCTGGGCTGAGAGTTTTACTGTTAGGGGATTCTATTGCAAATGGTGGCTGGTGGACAGATCAGACTAATACAATATCCACGATGATGATGCGTTCTCTGGCATCATTCACTACCAGTAATTATCAGGAAGTAGAAGTGCTGAATGCTTCAGCTAACTCTTGGGGGCCAAGGAACGAGTTAGCTTACTTACAGAAGTTTAGCAATTTCAACGCGCAGGTGGTAGTGTTATTAATTAATACTGATGATTTGTTTGCTACTCCTCCCACTTCCTTACCGGTAGGACGCGATCGCAACTATCCTGACAGTAAACCTCCCCTGGCATTAGTGGAAGTGTGGCAACGTTATATCGTCAAGCAAAAGCCAATTCCCGAAATGAAAGCAGTGCATAATGAAGCAGGCGATCGAGTTGGGATTAATCTGGAGGCGATCAGCAAAATTCAAGCCCTGACTCGCCAAACCAACAGCCAATTTATACTAGTCATGACTCCCTTACTGCGAGAAATTGGTGAACCAGGCCCCCGCGATTACGAAATTAGAGCACGGCAGCGCTTGAACGATCTTACCAAAGTAGAGCAAATTAACTATATAGATTTTTTACCCTTATTCAATTCAACTACCAACCCGCAAGGTTTGTATCACGATCACATTCACCTCAACTTGCAAGGTAATAAATTTGTCAGTGAAGTGATGGAGCGATCGCTTTTGGAAATACTGGGGGAGGCATCACTTCCTCAGAGCTACTAA
- a CDS encoding IS1634 family transposase, giving the protein MTAQKEEPFIKNLAHLGIVAGIIDEIGIVEKINDLLGTDPRERVNAGEVGNESDKAAFGKILVEYSKQINLESIMVADSALYSENNLKLMENIKWISRVPLTIKKAKNLVKRLTNVELKKTEQKEYSYQEEKVTYGGIEQRWILVESPERKKADLKKLSLKIQSESIKVTKQIAKLVKEEFDHSSSAMSKIKEIESKLKYHQITEIQIIQHQTKEQKVFYKVCAKLIESQELITENQNSSGRFTLATNIRDMKDLDASEILRIYKQQQSCERGFRFLKDPLFFADSLFVKNPERVETMMMLMGLCLLVYNLGQRQLRSSLKIPEATVKNQLNKLTECPTLRWIFQCFQGIHVLILQGIKRIINLTKERCRILQFLPTFCHKYYLLA; this is encoded by the coding sequence ATGACTGCTCAAAAAGAAGAACCATTCATTAAAAATTTGGCTCACTTAGGAATAGTAGCTGGAATTATTGATGAGATAGGAATAGTAGAGAAAATCAATGACCTGCTAGGAACTGATCCGAGAGAAAGAGTTAATGCAGGGGAAGTTGGAAATGAATCAGATAAAGCAGCTTTTGGCAAAATTTTAGTAGAGTATTCTAAGCAAATAAATTTGGAAAGTATTATGGTAGCTGATAGTGCGTTATATAGCGAAAATAACTTGAAGTTAATGGAGAATATAAAATGGATAAGTCGAGTACCGTTAACCATAAAAAAAGCGAAAAATTTAGTTAAAAGATTAACAAATGTAGAATTGAAAAAAACTGAACAAAAAGAATATAGTTATCAAGAAGAAAAAGTAACTTATGGGGGGATAGAGCAAAGATGGATACTAGTAGAAAGCCCAGAGAGGAAAAAAGCAGATTTAAAGAAGTTATCTCTAAAAATTCAGTCAGAATCAATCAAAGTTACAAAACAAATAGCTAAGTTAGTAAAAGAGGAATTTGACCATTCATCGTCAGCAATGTCTAAAATCAAAGAAATTGAATCAAAACTCAAATATCACCAAATCACTGAAATACAAATTATTCAGCATCAAACTAAAGAGCAAAAAGTCTTTTATAAAGTTTGTGCTAAATTGATAGAAAGTCAAGAATTAATTACGGAAAATCAAAACTCTTCTGGAAGGTTTACTTTAGCAACTAATATTCGGGACATGAAAGATTTAGACGCTTCCGAAATACTCAGAATATATAAACAACAGCAATCTTGTGAGCGGGGATTTAGATTTCTGAAAGACCCCTTATTTTTTGCAGATAGTCTTTTTGTGAAAAATCCTGAAAGAGTAGAGACAATGATGATGTTAATGGGATTGTGTCTTTTGGTTTATAATCTAGGACAAAGACAACTAAGAAGCTCTTTAAAAATCCCAGAAGCCACAGTTAAAAATCAACTAAATAAATTAACTGAATGTCCTACTTTACGGTGGATATTTCAATGTTTTCAAGGGATTCACGTTTTGATTCTGCAAGGAATTAAGCGAATTATTAATTTGACAAAAGAACGTTGTCGAATTTTACAATTCCTTCCTACTTTTTGCCATAAATATTATTTATTGGCTTAA
- a CDS encoding response regulator — protein MKTLPISRYRFFQKLQPLSLLKKITGKSVTGCLQVFSTSGCWSIYVDEGKLIYASYSEKMFEPLYRNLQRLSQEISTLPGGIKEQLRAIFETGIENQAIPNPDYLAICWLVNQKYISPFQAAILIEELALEVLESFLNLEEGSYEFIPESFLDDMPKFCHLNLRLLVERCQTPRSVGVSEREASGREATYRQTSPTSQLHPSQLFQINELKPKTTPKSSRTNSYKPPAYSINTNEHRDQRITQPPVDKKVYTIFCIDDSPTVLNAIKSYLDEQTFSVVGVTDSLKALMQIIRTKPDIILLDISMPNLDGYELCSLLRKHSHFKNTPVIMVSGKVGFLDRAKAKMVRASGYLIKPFTQGDLLKVIFKHII, from the coding sequence ATGAAGACACTTCCGATTAGTAGATACAGATTTTTCCAAAAGCTCCAGCCTTTATCTCTGTTGAAAAAAATCACTGGTAAGTCGGTTACTGGTTGTTTGCAGGTGTTTAGCACGTCAGGCTGTTGGTCTATATATGTGGACGAGGGTAAACTCATTTATGCCTCCTACTCAGAGAAAATGTTTGAGCCGCTTTACAGGAATTTGCAACGCTTGAGTCAGGAAATTTCTACTCTCCCTGGCGGAATCAAGGAACAGTTGCGGGCGATATTTGAAACTGGTATTGAAAATCAGGCAATACCAAATCCAGATTATCTGGCTATTTGCTGGTTAGTCAATCAGAAATATATCAGTCCCTTTCAAGCGGCGATACTGATAGAGGAATTGGCGCTAGAAGTTCTGGAGTCATTTCTTAACTTAGAAGAGGGGAGTTATGAATTTATTCCTGAAAGCTTTCTGGATGACATGCCAAAGTTTTGTCATCTAAATCTCCGCTTACTAGTTGAACGATGTCAAACACCCCGAAGCGTTGGTGTCTCTGAAAGAGAAGCCTCTGGTAGAGAAGCGACTTATCGTCAGACATCACCAACTTCTCAATTGCACCCCTCACAATTGTTCCAAATAAATGAGCTGAAACCTAAAACTACACCAAAGTCGTCTAGAACAAACAGCTATAAACCACCAGCCTACTCTATTAATACTAATGAACATAGAGATCAACGAATCACCCAACCGCCTGTTGATAAAAAAGTCTACACAATCTTTTGTATTGATGACAGTCCTACAGTATTGAATGCTATTAAGAGTTATTTAGATGAGCAAACCTTTTCTGTTGTCGGAGTCACAGATTCTTTAAAAGCTTTAATGCAGATTATTCGCACAAAACCCGACATAATTTTGTTGGATATTTCAATGCCTAATTTAGACGGATATGAACTCTGCTCTTTGCTGCGTAAACACTCACATTTTAAAAATACACCCGTGATTATGGTGTCAGGAAAAGTAGGATTTCTAGATAGAGCTAAAGCTAAGATGGTCAGAGCATCAGGCTATTTAATTAAGCCTTTTACACAAGGGGATTTACTAAAAGTAATCTTTAAACATATTATTTAA
- a CDS encoding ABC transporter permease, producing MKLIQRLFNSRFWSLAIKEFHQILRSKETLVLLIIPPTIQMLIYGFSLNPDVHYLKLGIVDYANTYESRELVAELTENKVFVVEKYLLNDQDLGEQVRQGKITAGLVIPYDFNRHLSEEKPADIQILVDAVDANTAGIAQGYLNQIISQFNQRFSSNQAPALINPETTFLYNPGLVSSWFFIPGVLGVVLTLISSLVSSITVVREKDTGTLEQLLMTPAEAWEILLAKIVPLFILLMGDVILALNLGRLVFGVPFRGNAFLFLGLSGLYLFVGIGIGIMLATICRTQQQVVLTSFFINLPLIQLSGAISPVENMPLILKYISLLNPLRHYVAIVRGILLKGSGLDVLWLNAIALLVFAIVLLSISINQFRRQLS from the coding sequence ATGAAATTAATCCAAAGATTGTTCAATAGCCGATTCTGGAGTTTAGCAATTAAAGAATTTCACCAAATATTGAGGAGTAAAGAAACACTAGTATTATTGATAATTCCTCCCACAATCCAAATGCTAATTTATGGGTTCTCTCTGAATCCAGATGTGCATTATCTGAAATTAGGAATCGTTGATTATGCTAATACTTATGAAAGCCGAGAGCTAGTTGCTGAATTAACTGAAAATAAAGTCTTTGTCGTTGAAAAATATCTGTTAAACGATCAGGATTTGGGTGAGCAAGTACGGCAGGGAAAAATCACAGCGGGGTTGGTAATTCCTTACGATTTTAACCGCCATTTATCCGAAGAGAAACCAGCCGACATACAGATTTTAGTTGATGCAGTAGATGCTAATACTGCTGGCATTGCTCAAGGTTATTTAAATCAGATTATTTCTCAATTTAATCAGCGCTTTTCATCTAATCAAGCACCAGCATTAATTAACCCGGAAACAACCTTTCTTTATAATCCTGGACTAGTGAGTAGTTGGTTTTTCATCCCAGGAGTTTTGGGAGTAGTTTTAACACTAATTAGTTCTTTGGTTTCTTCAATCACAGTTGTCCGAGAAAAGGATACAGGAACTCTTGAACAACTGTTAATGACTCCAGCTGAAGCTTGGGAAATTTTGTTAGCTAAAATTGTGCCGCTGTTTATTCTGTTGATGGGCGATGTCATCTTAGCTTTAAATTTGGGAAGATTAGTTTTTGGAGTGCCTTTTCGAGGTAATGCTTTTCTATTTTTAGGACTATCAGGACTTTATTTATTTGTAGGAATTGGCATTGGGATTATGCTGGCAACAATATGTCGTACTCAGCAACAAGTTGTACTGACATCATTTTTTATTAATTTACCATTGATTCAACTTTCCGGTGCAATCTCTCCCGTTGAAAATATGCCTTTAATATTGAAGTATATATCGCTACTAAATCCTCTACGTCATTATGTAGCGATTGTCCGGGGGATACTGCTCAAAGGCTCAGGTTTGGACGTACTTTGGTTGAATGCGATCGCACTTTTGGTTTTTGCCATAGTGCTTTTATCTATTAGTATTAACCAATTTCGTCGTCAACTAAGCTAA
- a CDS encoding ABC transporter permease: MKRILSQCRKELAQFQRDRFTLALAFILPFISLIIFGFAIRLESKNIPLFVQDFDISPLSRAYTERLFATNQFEQINNHSFPLFNSNAKPKIQNPEWAIDQGLAKAAVVIPPDFSRRIKSGLTSTVQILVDGTDVNNARVIKNSIQATTRFFLQNSGFQPSSDKVIAHVRLWFNPGRKESLSIVPGVFAVILWIFPSLLTAIAMVREKEKGTILQVYTSSLSAEEFILGKALAYLLIGISEASLIMIMSVIIWQLTLAGDPTPLLMGTLMFLIDSTMFGLLIGIRSPTQNAAVQTIALLGFLTSLLLSGFIYPLSNIPFPLSLITYIVPARYYIEITRDAYVRGTGWAGVWLSFLMLVILGLLLFNAARGILKRMQLSD; the protein is encoded by the coding sequence ATGAAACGAATTTTATCTCAATGTCGCAAGGAATTAGCCCAATTTCAGCGCGATCGCTTTACTTTAGCACTAGCATTTATCCTACCATTTATCAGCTTAATTATCTTCGGTTTTGCTATTCGATTAGAATCTAAAAATATTCCCTTATTTGTACAAGATTTTGACATCAGTCCCCTTAGTCGTGCTTATACTGAGCGTTTATTTGCGACCAATCAATTTGAACAAATTAATAATCATAGCTTTCCGCTTTTTAATTCAAATGCAAAACCTAAAATCCAAAATCCTGAATGGGCAATTGATCAGGGACTTGCAAAAGCTGCTGTGGTCATTCCCCCAGATTTCAGTCGTCGTATTAAATCTGGTTTAACTAGCACAGTACAAATTTTAGTTGATGGAACTGATGTTAATAACGCACGAGTTATCAAAAACAGTATTCAAGCAACAACAAGGTTCTTTCTTCAAAATTCTGGCTTCCAACCTTCATCTGATAAAGTTATTGCCCATGTCCGCCTCTGGTTTAATCCAGGAAGAAAAGAGTCTCTTTCAATAGTGCCAGGTGTTTTCGCAGTGATTTTATGGATTTTTCCCTCATTATTAACAGCAATTGCTATGGTGCGGGAAAAAGAAAAGGGGACAATATTACAAGTTTATACTTCTAGCCTCAGCGCTGAAGAATTCATTTTAGGAAAAGCTTTAGCTTACCTACTAATTGGAATTAGCGAAGCTTCACTTATTATGATCATGAGTGTAATAATTTGGCAATTGACACTAGCTGGAGATCCAACGCCATTATTAATGGGTACACTAATGTTTTTGATAGATAGTACTATGTTTGGTTTATTAATTGGGATTCGCTCTCCCACTCAAAATGCTGCCGTCCAGACTATTGCGTTACTAGGTTTTTTGACATCTTTATTACTAAGTGGATTCATTTATCCGCTTAGTAATATACCCTTTCCACTCTCACTAATTACTTATATTGTTCCAGCACGTTATTATATTGAAATTACTCGTGATGCCTATGTACGCGGCACTGGGTGGGCAGGGGTCTGGTTATCATTTTTAATGCTAGTTATCTTAGGGTTATTGCTATTTAATGCAGCCCGTGGGATATTAAAACGAATGCAATTATCAGATTAA